In Pochonia chlamydosporia 170 chromosome 3, whole genome shotgun sequence, the following are encoded in one genomic region:
- a CDS encoding C6 finger domain-containing protein (similar to Colletotrichum gloeosporioides Nara gc5 XP_007286829.1) yields MTNSTGASSFPTRRRAWLACTTCRARKTRCDAGRPRCSLCVERNVECVYADSQQLRIDPGTKILLDRIQALEDRIFASPPAASRAEHLNGSRTAAAASPPSHQLPQRHAIPNDSEPESSIPVPLSHTANANHVLNWPHVRQLLTRIGAGSVPPPSRLHSNKGTDIFFSGQLDDQEDLPSDTLNWRLFQGQNLPRAAELLDKHRQSIQAFFEGVNVFFPLLTYAESSQQLEDVFAAEQLSGEYRRPPLTTAQYCLLLLSLCMGNLVQSGLTLVESRHDHNADVQQVSTPLADNTTTQFSDMRNELWSKAQLLLGYVLPSLTLEAAQCTMLASLYMGSQGKVAQAFSWSHTTSIKCAMLAKRYIPKHIIHLHPSPIPPKHIPSSRSQSNTGRASLLPNPESFSESFRRLYWLAFIHEGDFVSEISITPPSGIALYEEVVPYPERGVLAHDDQDPKLAPSAEFVAFQISTNAAIRRFLNRVHSMIYDTKDQLRLSHSTYVQWLLRVTEDFWAYQDDIFHNIPNFLLQSPSHLGSYSVIESPHTPGDSDAHAYGNNPWNVLRLKGRYYACQHIVHRPFVEYVLLNAEHLHDHAEKAAILNRCRLCLDGCVGFIRVFDTPVVNSMTCLFATGMATFTYILILKVVGMHEAFRDVLPQGVEEAIAMGKRNLLRFSLSIREFEWHLQLLAQLEASEL; encoded by the exons ATGACAAACTCTACAGGCGCTTCCTCATTCCCAACTCGACGCCGCGCCTGGCTAGCTTGCACAACATGTCGGGCTCGCAAAACCCGTTGCGACGCCGGAAGACCAAGGTGCAGTCTCTGCGTCGAGCGCAACGTCGAATGCGTCTATGCCGATTCCCAGCAGTTGCGGATAGACCCGGGTACCAAGATATTGCTGGATCGGATACAGGCTCTCGAGGACAGGATATTTGCATCGCCGCCAGCAGCGTCCAGAGCCGAGCATTTGAACGGTAGTCGAactgcagcagcagcatcaccaccctcacaTCAACTCCCACAACGTCACGCAATCCCCAACGACTCTGAACCGGAATCAAGTATTCCAGTCCCACTAAGTCAcaccgccaacgccaaccacGTCCTCAACTGGCCCCATGTCCGCCAACTCCTGACACGCATAGGCGCAGGTTCTGTCCCTCCACCAAGCCGACTCCATTCCAACAAAGGCACAgacatcttcttctctggcCAGCTCGACGACCAAGAAGATCTTCCCTCTGACACCTTGAACTGGCGTCTCTTCCAGGGGCAGAATCTCCCCCGCGCAGCCGAACTGCTCGACAAACACCGCCAGTCTATCCAAGCTTTTTTCGAAGGCGTCAACGTCTTCTTCCCTCTGTTGACCTACGCAGAGTCCTCGCAGCAGCTGGAAGATGTCTTTGCCGCGGAACAGCTCTCTGGCGAGTACAGACGGCCGCCGTTGACCACGGCACAGTATTGTCTGCTGCTCCTGTCCCTCTGCATGGGTAAtttggtccagtctggtctcacGCTTGTCGAGAGTCGGCATGACCATAATGCGGATGTGCAGCAAGTCTCGACACCGTTGGCAGACAACACCACGACACAATTCTCCGATATGAGAAACGAACTGTGGTCAAAGGCTCAGTTACTATTGGGATATGTGCTGCCGAGTCTCACCTTGGAGGCTGCGCAGTGCACAATGCTGGCAAG TCTGTACATGGGATCCCAAGGCAAAGTCGCCCAAGCCTTCTCCTGGTCTCACACCACATCCATCAAATGCGCAATGCTAGCAAAACGGTACATCCCCAAACacatcatccatcttcacccTTCTCCTATCCCCCCAAAACATATTCCATCTTCACGCTCCCAATCTAACACCGGCAGAGCATCCCTCCTCCCCAACCCAGAATCCTTCTCCGAGTCCTTCCGCCGCCTCTACTGGCTAGCCTTCATCCACGAAGGCGACTTTGTATCCGAAATCTCAATCACACCCCCTTCCGGCATCGCCTTGTACGAAGAAGTCGTCCCGTACCCCGAGCGAGGCGTCCTCGCCCACGACGACCAAGACCCCAAGCTTGCCCCCAGCGCCGAGTTCGTCGCCTTTCAAATCAGCACCAACGCCGCTATACGACGCTTCCTCAACCGCGTGCACAGCATGATTTACGACACCAAGGACCAGCTGCGCCTTAGTCACTCAACCTATGTGCAGTGGTTGCTGCGCGTCACGGAAGACTTCTGGGCCTACCAGGACGACATCTTCCACAACATTCCCAACTTTCTGCTGCAGAGCCCTTCTCACCTGGGGAGCTATTCCGTCATTGAGTCGCCCCATACGCCTGGCGATTCCGACGCCCATGCCTATGGCAATAATCCGTGGAATGTCCTCCGTCTGAAGGGTCGGTACTACGCCTGTCAGCATATTGTGCATAGGCCATTCGTGGAATATGTCTTGCTCAACGCGGAGCACTTACATGACCACGCTGAGAAGGCGGCTATTCTGAACCGCTGTCGATTGTGTCTAGACGGCTGTGTTGGGTTCATTCGCGTGTTTGATACCCCCGTCGTCAACAGCATGACTTGTCTTTTTGCAACGGGAATGGC AACATTTACATACATCCTCATACTCAAGGTTGTGGGCATGCACGAGGCGTTTCGAGACGTCTTGCCACAGGGGGTGGAAGAGGCCATTGCAATGGGGAAGCGCAACTTGCTGAGATTTAGCCTCAGTATACGGGAATTTGAGTGGCATCTACAACTTCTTGCGCAGTTGGAGGCGTCAGAGCTGTAA
- a CDS encoding sugar porter (SP) family MFS transporter (similar to Coccidioides immitis RS XP_001242053.1), translating to MTEHIDRVEEASRIKNPLIGIPRRVLLSNVDQFCREKDLNDYRDLLRRGALVAQDPTGYEDITGQQALSQEEIESLRAEVLHKWRIPRILYLTIVTCSIGAAVQGWDQTGSNGANLIFPTVFNIGSNSVHDKMIVGLVNAAPYIGTALVGCWLTDPINSHFGRRGTIFVAANFCLWPVLASAFCNTWQQLLGCRLLLGVGMGTKASTVPIYAAENSPAPIRGALVMSWQLWTAFGIFLGTCANLAVKGLSGEIWRYQLGSAFIPAVPLAILIYFCPESPRWYIKKGRYRDAMRSLLRLRNTPIQAARDLYYIHVQLQVEREFIGHGDYLNRFIDLFRIPRIRRATLASFVVMIAQQMCGINIIAFYSSDVFASAGASQFEALLATWGFGLINFLFAFPAIWTIDTFGRRSLLLFTFPQMAWTLLAAGLCNLIPGKHGLHMGMVALFVYLFAAFYSPGEGPVPFTYSAEVFPLSHREVGMAWAVATNLFWAAVLSITFPLMLDRLGVIGTFGFYSFLNIAALVLIFLFVPETKQRTLEELDYIFAVPSTVFMRYQTTKTLPWWIKRWVLFRKNVPLEPLYTLDVAEHQEEEDEEEDNNSSDTAFENDKARVEMKDIVGYTTGMNATTETAHRNNSV from the exons ATGACGGAGCATATTGACAGGGTCGAGGAGGCTTCGAG AATCAAGAATCCGCTGATAGGAATTCCGCGACGAGTTCTCCTCAGCAATGTAGACCAGTTTTGCCGCGAAAAGGACCTGAATGATTACCGCGATCTGCTTCGACGAGGCGCGCTTGTTGCCCAAGATCCCACCGGGTATGAGGACATTACCGGCCAGCAGGCTCTCAGCCAGGAAGAAATCGAGTCTCTCCGCGCCGAAGTCCTCCACAAGTGGCGAATACCGAGAATCCTCTACCTCACCATTGTCACCTGTTCTATCGGTGCTGCAGTTCAAGGATGGGACCAGACGGGGTCCAATGGCGCAAATCTCATCTTTCCCACGGTGTTCAATATCGGGAGCAACAGTGTCCATGACAAGATGATTGTTGGTCTCGTAAATGCTGCTCCGTACATTGGAACCGCCCTCGTTGGATGCTGGCTCACTGACCCCATTAACTCACACTTTGGACGTCGTGGCACAATTTTTGTAGCTGCAAATTTCTGCCTCTGGCCAGTCCTAGCCAGCGCTTTTTGCAACACCTGGCAACAGTTACTCGGATGCCGATTGCTGTTGGGTGTGGGCATGGGAACCAAGGCTTCTACGG TACCTATCTACGCCGCCGAAAATTCCCCTGCTCCAATTCGTGGTGCGCTGGTCATGAGTTGGCAGCTATGGACGGCGTTTGGAATCTTCCTGGGAACCTGCGCAAACCTCGCGGTCAAGGGCCTAAGCGGGGAGATATGGAGGTATCAGTTGGGGTCCGCGTTTATACCGGCTGTTCCTCTTGCTATTCTCATTTACTTTTGTCCCGAGTCCCCGCGTTGGTACATCAAGAAGGGGCGGTACCGAGACGCCATGCGCTCTCTCCTGCGGCTACGAAATACACCCATCCAGGCTGCGAGAGACTTATACTACATTCACGTTCAACTTCAAGTCGAACGAGAATTCATTGGGCATGGAGATTATCTGAACCGATTTATTGACCTTTTCAGGATTCCACGGATCCGTCGGGCTACACTCGCTTCTTTTGTCGTCATGATTGCACAGCAAATGTGCGGTATTAACATTATTGCCTTTTATTCATCAGACGTTTTTGCGTCTGCGGGAGCGAGTCAATTCGAAGCACTGCTTGCCACTTGGGGGTTTGGCCTGATTAATTTCTTGTTTGCCTTCCCAGCCATCTGGACCATTGATACCTTTGGGCGCCGATCTCTTTTGCTCTTCACTTTTCCTCAGATGGCTTGGACGCTTCTGGCAGCGGGCTTGTGCAACTTGATTCCGGGAAAGCACGGGCTACACATGGGAATGGTTGCGCTTTTTGTGTATTTGTTTGCGGCATTTTACTCACCCGGCGAGGGCCCCGTCCCGTTTACCTACTCGGCCGAAGTGTTTCCCCTGTCTCACCGTGAGGTTGGCATGGCCTGGGCGGTGGCGACGAATCTGTTTTGGGCGGCAGTGCTCTCCATCACGTTTCCTCTGATGCTGGATCGACTAGGAGTTATAGGCACTTTTGGGTTCTACTCCTTTCTCAACATCGCGGCACTGGTGTTGATATTCTTGTTTGTCCCCGAGACCAAGCAACGAacgttggaggagttggacTACATCTTTGCCGTTCCTTCGACCGTTTTCATGCGATATCAGACAACCAAGACTCTGCCGTGGTGGATCAAGCGATGGGTCTTGTTCCGGAAGAATGTGCCCCTGGAGCCGTTATATACGCTCGACGTTGCAGAACatcaagaggaagaggatgaagaagaagacaacaacagcagcgaCACGGCATTCGAAAACGATAAAGCAAGGGTAGAAATGAAGGATATAGTCGGTTACACGACGGGCATGAATGCGACGACAGAAACGGCACATCGAAACAACAGCGTCTGA
- a CDS encoding aorsin (similar to Aspergillus niger CBS 513.88 XP_001388614.1), whose translation MVQLVMRAAIVVALSAASALALPSNNYVLHEARNPTPTGQLNTHHQWKRGNRIHPDAVIPLRIGLTQSNLDLAHDKLMSVSNPDSEHFGKHLTEDEVHALFAPSDDTVTAVHSWLVDMGINRTEIRRYTNKGWLALDVPVSKAEELFQTQYHEHEHDGTLKIGCDKYHVPKHLSQHIDYIIPGVKLSPVMVKRSVEDKSLEKRITPQNKKNWKPKKIPPHESFWKPPPPSKLPPDLQDCARNFTAVCYRALYQIPSFSIPVPGHQPAVYEIGDTYSQDDINSYFHKYTPYIHNGTHPTLQSVDGAQAPVPSNSPQNGGESDIDIDIVQSLVWPQSMLLYQVDDIYYSTQSNLSGFLNTFLDALDGSYCHKTDFGITGDSPGIDPSYPDARPGGYNKPEMCGTYKPAHVVSISYGESELDVPKNYMQRQCNEFLKLGLQGTTVLVSSGDYGVGIGPGADACLSGSGQTNTIYNPGNPVACPYLTSVGATQLNPGTTIQDAEAALQTPLGPGSEFFASSGGFSNYFPIPDYQKSAVQSYFSKHDPGHPYYIANADASNIGENGGLYNRAGRGIPDISANGANFRAFTNGTNFHWFGTSLAAPLWNAIITLINQERALIGKKPVGFINPVLYKNTAALTDITLGSNPNCGSSGFSAVPGWDPVTGLGTPKFEKLLELWLRLP comes from the coding sequence ATGGTTCAGCTCGTAATGAGAGCTGCCATTGTGGTTGCTCTGTCGGCTGCCTCAGCGCTGGCCCTGCCCTCGAACAACTATGTCCTTCACGAGGCTCGAAATCCGACTCCAACTGGCCAATTGAACACGCATCACCAATGGAAGCGCGGAAATCGCATTCATCCAGATGCAGTCATACCGTTGCGAATTGGTTTAACACAGAGCAACCTTGACCTGGCCCACGACAAGCTCATGAGCGTTTCCAACCCAGACTCGGAACACTTTGGCAAGCACCTCACCGAGGACGAGGTTCACGCCCTGTTTGCACCATCAGATGATACAGTCACCGCTGTTCACTCCTGGCTCGTCGACATGGGCATCAATAGAACCGAAATCCGCAGGTACACCAACAAGGGCTGGCTGGCCCTGGATGTCCCCGTGTCCAAGGCCGAAGAGCTGTTCCAAACCCAGTATCATGAGCATGAGCACGATGGCACTCTCAAGATCGGTTGCGACAAGTACCACGTTCCGAAGCATCTGTCCCAGCACATTGACTATATTATCCCCGGTGTCAAGCTGTCACCCGTCATGGTGAAGCGCTCAGTCGAGGACAAATCGCTGGAGAAGCGCATCACCCCCCAGAATAAGAAGAACTGGAAGCCCAAGAAGATTCCTCCCCATGAGTCGTTCTGGaagcctcctccgccttcAAAGCTGCCTCCGGACCTGCAAGACTGTGCACGAAACTTTACGGCCGTTTGCTACCGCGCCCTGTACCAGATCCCATCCTTTAGCATCCCGGTTCCTGGCCATCAGCCTGCTGTTTACGAGATTGGAGATACGTATTCCCAGGACGACATCAACTCTTACTTCCACAAGTACACCCCCTACATCCACAATGGAACACATCCCACGCTGCAGTCCGTGGATGGTGCGCAGGCCCCTGTGCCCTCAAATTCACCGCAGAACGGCGGCGAGTCAgatattgacattgacattgtgCAGTCGCTCGTCTGGCCGCAGTCCATGCTGTTGTATCAGGTGGATGACATCTACTACTCCACGCAGAGCAACCTCTCTGGCTTTCTCAACACCTTTCTCGACGCCTTGGACGGCTCATACTGCCACAAGACGGACTTTGGCATCACCGGAGACAGCCCTGGCATAGACCCTTCCTATCCCGACGCTCGTCCTGGGGGGTACAACAAGCCGGAAATGTGTGGAACATACAAACCCGCCCAcgtcgtctccatctcctACGGCGAGAGCGAGCTCGACGTGCCCAAGAACTACATGCAGCGCCAGTGCAACGAGTTTCTCAAGCTCGGCCTCCAGGGCACCACCGTTCTCGTCTCCTCAGGTGACTATGGCGTTGGGATCGGTCCCGGTGCAGATGCCTGCCTCAGCGGTTCTGGCCAGACAAACACCATCTACAATCCAGGAAACCCCGTTGCCTGTCCCTATCTCACCTCTGTCGGAGCAACGCAGCTCAACCCAGGCACAACCATCCAGGACGCCGAAGCTGCGCTCCAGACGCCTCTCGGTCCTGGCTCAGAGTTCTTCGCCAGCAGCGGCGGCTTCTCCAACTACTTCCCCATCCCCGACTACCAAAAGTCGGCCGTGCAGTCGTACTTTTCGAAACACGACCCCGGACACCCGTACTACATTGCCAATGCGGACGCCTCCAATattggcgagaatggcgGCTTGTATAACCGTGCGGGCCGCGGCATCCCGGATATTTCGGCCAACGGCGCCAACTTTCGCGCATTTACAAACGGAACCAACTTTCACTGGTTTGGCACTAGCCTGGCTGCACCGTTGTGgaacgccatcatcaccttgaTTAACCAGGAACGGGCCTTGATTGGCAAGAAACCCGTGGGTTTCATCAACCCCGTGTTGTATAAGAACACGGCTGCGTTGACGGATATTACTCTTGGCTCGAATCCTAACTGCGGCTCGAGCGGGTTCTCTGCTGTGCCGGGGTGGGATCCTGTTACTGGTTTGGGGACGCCCAAGTTTGAGAAGCTTTTGGAGTTGTGGCTGAGGTTGCCGTAG
- a CDS encoding serine/threonine protein kinase (similar to Neosartorya fischeri NRRL 181 XP_001260450.1), which produces MTDNGIPLTTVRSNASTTGARKANPGNSTSYDSTSQNGFEKAPGELHHRHAGRRRKHGEDKLGRRGTGGSDEVSVNFLGRLYAKIVGFSVVTRYMVYVVPIGILLAVPVLVFAFTTAGDGTRVGGEDGPTLFNLFLWIEISWCSLWIAKIVAWVLPKVFMFFCGIVSMGVRKYATVLKNLSITLSIFFWALATWLTFKGLFRDPLSQNVGWVTNLERVLGALFVSLAVLLIEKAFVQLIGVSYHQRSFANRIRASKREIHLLGILYDASRALFPMYCEEFAEEDYIINDSIEMMLRGKKSKIIGGNGAATPMKIIGDVGRFGDKVTSVVGHVAKEITGKQVFNPNSAHSIVLEALEKKLPSEALGRRIWMSFVLEGKDALYLEDFEEVLGPAYKDDAEEAFNMIDSDLNGDISLDEMVRKVVEMGTERKAIGEGMKDIGQALRVFDKVLMFVVLLITIFIFLAFFRSSIVATIATAGTALLSLSFVFAVTTQEFLGSCIFLFVKHPYDVGDRIEVGGTQMLVERISLLYTVFTKTAQNQITQVPNIVLNNLWIDNVSRSKAMTESFQVDVSYDTSFEDIELLRIEMEKFVRHPDNSRDFKPDFTIGVGGVNNLDKLTLEISIQHKSNWHNGVVRATRRSKFMCALALALKKVPIYGPGGGAEALGGPTNPTYSVAVTDAWATNSRDNAAKEKDAGRMIPAQVGQTDAEARAAEQNAAAELNARSLAVETAGNWDMRDDRSFTSRSPSDDPRRSREIDSMRNDLLKKESQRGRRKAGEGLQTLSPTETHGTHSAHSPRLGTFDEEAQTGIPQRFYSVSRSHEPAIQEDEQGLHPSASQRHGQGLSHHPSRGPSPAHR; this is translated from the exons ATGACCGACAATGGCATTCCCCTGACCACGGTCAGAAGCAATGCCTCTACTACGGGCGCACGCAAGGCGAATCCCGGAAACTCGACCTCGTATGATTCTACATCGCAAAATGGCTTCGAAAAGGCTCCGGGCGAGCTGCATCACCGACATGCTGGGCGTCGGCGGAAACATGGCGAGGACAAATTGGGTCGCAGAGGCACCGGCGGCTCTGATGAGGTCAGCGTAAATTTTCTCGGCAGACTTTACGCCAAGATTGTCGGATTTTCCGTCGTTACTCGCTATATGGTCTACGTTGTTCCTATCGGAATCCTCTTGGCTGTGCCCGTtctcgtctttgcctttACGACTGCTGGAGATGGCACCAGAgtcggcggcgaggatggtCCCACTCTCTTCAACCTTTTTCTTTGGATTGAGATATCTTGGTGCTCGCTCTGGATAGCCAAGATCGTTGCCTGGGTGCTCCCCAAGGTCTTCATGTTCTTCTGCGGTATTGTCAGCATGGGTGTTCGAAAATATGCTACGGTGTTGAAGAATCTGAGTATTACTctgtcaatcttcttctggGCGCTGGCGACCTGGCTCACGTTCAAGGGTCTTTTCCGTGACCCATTGAGCCAAAACGTTGGGTGGGTGACCAACCTTGAGCGAGTCCTCGGCGCATTGTTTGTGTCGTTGGCTGTGCTGTTAATCGAAAAGGCCTTTGTCCAGCTGATTGGCGTGTCTTACCATCAGCGCTCGTTTGCCAACAGAATCAGGGCCTCCAAGCGTGAAATTCATCTGCTCGGAATCCTCTACGACGCATCGCGGGCTTTGTTCCCCATGTACTGCGAGGAGTTTGCGGAGGAAGACTACATCATCAACGATAGCATCGAGATGATGTTGCGCggaaagaagagcaagatcATTGGCGGAAACGGCGCCGCTACTCCTATGAAGATTATTGGCGATGTTGGCCGTTTTGGCGACAAGGTTACCTCAGtcgttggccatgttgccaagGAGATTACCGGAAAGCAAGTGTTCAACCCAAACTCGGCCCACTCCATTGTCCTTGAGGCCctcgagaagaagctccCGTCCGAAGCCCTGGGCAGACGCATCTGGATGTCGTTTGTCCTCGAGGGCAAGGACGCACTCTACCTAGAAGATTTCGAAGAGGTTCTTGGTCCCGCGTACAAGGAcgatgctgaagaagcctTTAATATGATAGACTCAGACTTGAACGGCGACATTAGTCTCGACGAGATGGTTCGCAAGGTCGTTGAGATGGGCACAGAGCGCAAGGCTATTGGGGAGGGTATGAAGGATATCGGTCAGGCCCTCCGAGTTTTCGATAAGGTCTTGATGTTTGTGGTCTTGTTGATTACCATTTTCATTTTCC TTGCCTTTTTCAGGAGCAGCATCGTCGCCACTATAGCAACGGCTGGAACGGCGCTTCTCTCACTGTCTTTCGTCTTTGCTGTGACCACCCAGGAGTTCCTCGGTTCTTGCATTTTCCTTTTTGTCAAGCATCCTTATGACGTGGGCGACAGGATTGAAGTCGGTGGTACGCAGATGCTGGTTGAGAGGATCTCTCTGCTGTACACCGTCTTCACCAAGACTGCTCAGAACCAGATTACTCAG GTGCCAAACATTGTGCTGAATAACCTTTGGATCGATAATGTTTCTCGCAGCAAGGCCATGACTGAATCATTCCAGGTTGATGTTTCCTATGATACGTCGTTTGAAGACATTGAGCTGCTTCGCATCGAGATGGAAAAGTTTGTCAGGCATCCCGACAACTCTCGCGACTTCAAGCCCGACTTCACCATCGGGGTTGGCGGCGTCAACAACCTCGACAAGCTTACGCTCGAAATCTCCATCCAGCACAAGTCCAACTGGCACAATGGCGTCGTCCGCGCAACCCGCCGCTCCAAGTTTATGTGCGCCTTGGCCCTTGCCCTCAAGAAGGTCCCCATCTACGGCCCTGGCGGTGGTGCCGAGGCTTTGGGCGGACCTACTAACCCAACTTATTCGGTTGCCGTGACGGACGCATGGGCAACAAACAGCCGTGACAAcgctgccaaggagaaggacgcTGGCCGCATGATTCCCGCCCAGGTCGGCCAAACAGACGCCGAGGCTCGCGCTGCTGAGCAGAACGCCGCCGCGGAACTAAACGCCCGGTCACTGGCGGTGGAAACGGCGGGCAACTGGGACATGCGCGACGACAGATCCTTCACCTCTCGATCCCCTTCGGACGACCCCCGACGGTCAAGAGAAATTGACTCGATGCGCAACGATCTTCTTAAGAAGGAGAGTCAGCGCGGGCGCCGAAAAGCTGGTGAGGGCCTCCAAACACTCAGTCCCACGGAGACACACGGGACACACTCGGCACACAGCCCTCGCCTAGGGAcctttgatgaagaagctcagACTGGCATTCCCCAGCGCTTCTACAGCGTCAGCCGTAGCCACGAGCCTGCCATCCAGGAAGATGAGCAGGGCCTTCACCCTTCGGCCTCTCAGCGCCACGGACAGGGCTTGTCTCACCATCCTTCGCGGGGTCCTTCGCCGGCTCATCGCTAA
- a CDS encoding ARS binding protein Abp2 (similar to Cordyceps militaris CM01 XP_006670005.1), producing MSSHSPHGFVVRPTLPDRDVSAASIEEAYVRFIFYCNPALPLDADTETLRDAFRTPPRSGGKAFDTFTIFELVKKFYHREIKTWTELTTTLGVEPPDPTKDESAQKVAQYGVRLKKWMNSMHVKAFFEYLMNIPNDYWTRIPTDPNPIASAVRDGVAVEDDMALRALLPHIRPKRGRKRPEGDDAAAGSPAAQRQRLSPTSAVDDYRQGPSGPWSAHPDSRGGVSLDPSRPQNPAAWGQNDFLQTPAGRWPQSAVTPTTRGTFWDDALEPRSAVTHNKGKLSNHRRGAKNVSSAWKTAGQDPGTRPRGRPPINRTPVDGPGQYPPPGWTPTHEPHPVTSQFSASPPPLHPEQQQQQQQQYQHLNHHTPDNHNEGTPSSQQEQHLPYKGDSRPSRPSISLQVPQRAGGSVRLATPPAPAPASHPPVSQAQANGMEVHDQYPAGDDSKYQDGWRRFAREAADAYEQGDTSGLADKSSVMPDYFFDKMDDRTNVDVLVAYFTRSMSEADWQDIHGNETKKVSIEESAAMVHAMLQTMYQTATSPQAFLINLAALAGSTTLVTARPKCTRLSEDGGQFTYKCEWEYRFGHVKGGFTFEQVVPASMWAKTKKVPTTAGEDGQNPKEDLFTKEYWQQKYEALTVQMEARDKDLADLRDKVMNALGREFL from the exons ATGTCATCACACTCACCACACGGGTTCGTTGTGCGGCCCACTTTGCCGGATAGAGACGTAAGCGCCGCGTCTATAGAAGAAGCTTATGTCCGCTTTATATTTTACTGTAACCCTGCGTTGCCACTGGACGCTGACACGGAAACCCTGCGAGATGCGTTTCGAACGCCGCCTCGGAGTGGCGGCAAGGCCTTTGACACATTTACCATATTCGAGCTGGTCAAGAAGTTTTACCACAGGGAGATCAAAACGTGGACCGAGTTGACCACGACTCTGGGAGTCGAGCCGCCGGATCCTACCAAGGACGAGAGTGCACAAAAGGTTGCACAATATGGCGTTCGGTTAAAG AAATGGATGAATTCGATGCATGTCAAGGCGTTCTTTGAGTATCTCATGAACATACCCAATGACTACTGGACAAGAATTCCGACAGATCCCAACCCCATTGCAAGTGCAGTCCGCGATGGAGTTGCCGTAGAGGATGACATGGCGTTGAGGGCTCTGCTGCCTCATATTCGCCCCAAAAGAGGCCGAAAGAGACCAGAAGGAGATGACGCTGCGGCAGGATCGCCGGCAGCCCAAAGACAACGTCTCTCTCCTACATCTGCGGTAGACGATTATCGTCAGGGACCGTCGGGGCCATGGTCGGCGCATCCAGACTCTCGAGGAGGTGTGTCGTTGGATCCATCGAGACCGCAGAATCCCGCCGCATGGGGACAAAATGATTTCCTACAAACACCTGCTGGTCGATGGCCGCAATCCGCAGTCACACCCACGACCAGAGGCACATTCTGGGACGATGCCCTGGAGCCTCGATCAGCAGTGACTCATAACAAAGGAAAGTTATCAAACCACCGTCGAGGCGCGAAAAACGTGTCATCAGCATGGAAAACTGCTGGGCAGGACCCTGGTACGCGGCCGCGAGGTCGACCCCCCATCAATCGTACACCAGTCGACGGACCAGGCCAGTATCCTCCGCCAGGTTGGACACCAACTCATGAGCCACATCCCGTAACTTCTCAGTTTTCTGCTTCACCGCCACCGCTTCATCCggaacaacaacagcagcaacagcagcagtATCAGCACCTAAATCACCACACTCCAGACAATCATAATGAGGGCACTCCCTCCTCCCAGCAGGAGCAACACTTACCGTACAAAGGAGACTCGAGACCTTCCCGACCAAGCATCTCATTACAAGTCCCTCAACGAGCTGGCGGATCTGTTCGTCTAGCTACACCTCCAgcgccagcaccagcatccCACCCACCGGTTTctcaagcccaagccaacgGCATGGAAGTACATGACCAGTACCCCGCTGGCGACGACAGCAAGTATCAAGATGGCTGGAGACGGTTTGCAAGAGAGGCAGCAGATGCTTACGAGCAGGGTGACACTAGCGGTCTCGCAGACAAATCTTCGGTAATGCCAGACTACTTCTTTGACAAGATGGACGACCGCACAAACGTGGACGTGCTCGTAGCATATTTTACCCGCTCCATGAGCGAGGCAGACTGGCAAGACATACATGGCAACGAGACGAAGAAGGTATCTATAGAAGAATCGGCAGCCATGGTTCACGCCATGCTTCAGACAATGTACCAAACGGCCACCTCTCCCCAGGCGTttctcatcaatctcgctGCTCTCGCCGGCTCCACGACCCTCGTGACAGCAAGACCAAAGTGTACGCGTCTGAGCGAAGACGGTGGCCAGTTCACATACAAGTGCGAATGGGAATACCGCTTCGGCCATGTCAAGGGCGGGTTTACGTTTGAACAGGTTGTCCCTGCGAGCATGTGggcaaagacgaagaaggtgCCTACTACCGctggagaagacggccagAATCCCAAGGAGGATCTGTTTACAAAGGAGTACTGGCAGCAGAAGTATGAGGCGCTGACGGTGCAAATGGAGGCCAGGGATAAGGATTTGGCGGATTTGAGGGACAAAGTCATGAATGCCTTGGGGAGGGAATTCCTCTGA